DNA from Geobacillus vulcani PSS1:
TCCGCAAAGTGTTGAATTAACGCATGGATTTCTTTTACATCGCTCGTGACGGCATGGTCAATGTGCATTGGGCTCCCTCACTATCGTATGATCATAGATTCTTTTTTATAAATATACGATATTTTGTGTTTATATGCAATTGTTAATTTTTCGGCCGAGACGTCCTGGTTTGTGCCCGATGTCTTACGAGCGAGCCCTAAGAGGAATTGCCGTGTTTTGCTGTGGCTCGAGCGGGTATGAAGTTTCCTTATCTCTTTTTCATTGCCGATCCTCTTTTTGGATATCTTCCAATCCTTTTTTGTGGCACTGTTCACTTCTTTTTCATTTTTCTTAGGCATTATCCCGCTTAGATCATTCGATGAAAGTTTGTGGTAAAAGCAAAAGAAGAATCCCCCACCTTTTTCGTTTCGTGCAGGTGGAGGATGGTTCATGTGTTTCACGGTGGATCAACGAGAGCGGTTATTTTCCTACCACTTGTTTCGCTTTCGCGGGATCGACATAAACGTTTTCGACGGAAGGGAATTGGGACAGTTTATAGGCTAAAATCTTTCTCACGGATTTGTTGATTCGTTCTTCTGACAGTTTTCCGTTTTGGACGGCGTCCCATATGCCGTCGATCACTTCTTTTTGGTGGTCAAACGTGTGGCAGACAAGCAATAAGTCAGCGCCAGCCGCTATGGCGCGATAACCGAGTTCCCGATAGGTGAAATACTTGCTTACCGCTCCCATCTCCAAATCGTCTGTCACGACAATGCCTTCATAGCCTAATTTCTCCCGCAGCAATTGTTGAATAATCGCAGAGGAAAGGCTGGCTGGATGTTCTTTGTCGTATACCGGGTATTTAATATGTGTGACCATTACAAAGAAACGGTCATGGTTGATGTTTTTGATGATTTGTCGAAATGGAAGAATGTCTTTGTTTTCAAGATCCTCCATCCCGGCTTCAATGGAAGAGGTGTCATGGTGCGGATCAACTTGGCTGCGCCCGTTTCCCGGAAAGTGTTTCAAAACAGCCGTCACACCCGCATCAGTCAGTCCTGCCACCACTTGTTGCCCCAACCGTCCTGCCAACACAGGGTCTTCCCCAAACGAACGGCTGTCAGTCGCAGAGAGATCAAGCACTGGCGCGAAGTTGATTTGAATGCCCATCGCGGCCAGTTCGGTTCCCGTTCGGTGGGCGATTTGATACACTTTGGCATCGTCTTTGCTTTGGCCAAGCTGCTGTTGGGAAGGGATTGGGGAAACGTATTGCCGCATTCGGACAATCTTTCCGCCTTCCTGGTCAACGCTAAAGACGAGCGGGATTTTGAATCGGTTTTCCAAGGCCACTCGCTGCAAATCATTCGTCAAGGTGGCGACTTGTTCCGGTGTTTTCATATTGCGATCGTATAAAATGGCCCCGCCCACATGATAGTGGCGAATCATTCGTTTCACGTTTTCATCAGGCTCGGTCGATGGAAATCCGACCATGACCAGTTGGCCAATTTTCTCTCGAAGGCTCATTGTCTTCATGATACGATCAATTTTTTCGTTTTGATCAGACGACGGCTCAAAAAAGGTGATGCTTGTTTGGTGGGATGAGCCGTTTTCGTTTGGTTGCGTCTGTTGGCCGTCTGGTTCTGCCGGTTCGTTTGCTTGCGGCTGTTGACTGTTCCCGTTGTTTCGTTTTTCAGAGTTGCTGCTCGGGGAAACCGTCTTTGAGTCATATAGTTCTTGGTTGACTAAAGCATAAGCAGACAAGCATAGAGCGACAGAAAGTAGAGAAAATAAGAGAATGGATGTCGGTGAGATTTGCCTTTTTGCCCTTCTTCGAGAACTTCTGGAATGCTTCATTGTTTTTCACCCAGTCCAATTTTTACTATTCGCTTCGCCAAGCACTCAACGTCCATTTTCCTTCAAGACATGCTAGTATATCCGCCTCATCTTCGTTGCCAGTGAAGGATGTTGGTTCAATATATGAGATATTTCTAATAGTAATAACGTCGATTGTATTCCATTCGTTTCTATATACATGCTCATTAAAATTGA
Protein-coding regions in this window:
- the nagZ gene encoding beta-N-acetylhexosaminidase; its protein translation is MKTMSLREKIGQLVMVGFPSTEPDENVKRMIRHYHVGGAILYDRNMKTPEQVATLTNDLQRVALENRFKIPLVFSVDQEGGKIVRMRQYVSPIPSQQQLGQSKDDAKVYQIAHRTGTELAAMGIQINFAPVLDLSATDSRSFGEDPVLAGRLGQQVVAGLTDAGVTAVLKHFPGNGRSQVDPHHDTSSIEAGMEDLENKDILPFRQIIKNINHDRFFVMVTHIKYPVYDKEHPASLSSAIIQQLLREKLGYEGIVVTDDLEMGAVSKYFTYRELGYRAIAAGADLLLVCHTFDHQKEVIDGIWDAVQNGKLSEERINKSVRKILAYKLSQFPSVENVYVDPAKAKQVVGK